The proteins below are encoded in one region of Aquisphaera giovannonii:
- a CDS encoding WD40 repeat domain-containing serine/threonine protein kinase — MAYRTTCPGCSRKLKIRDEMVGVSIRCPGCGDSFVVTSLGHAGPRTLEAAPAAITVQPEGDSGAGEGEGPPPSSSSGGTGRGSPGHARAQPTIGRLGRFELKRTLGRGGFGTVHLAYDPVLDRSVALKMPRFSPDQRSLIERFLREGKSAANLHHPNIVAVFESGRAGDDYYIASEFVPGRPLSEVIRDRGASEDLREAAAWVRDLARALGYAHGLGVIHRDIKPQNVMLDEQGRPRILDFGLAKRLDEDATMTTEGSLLGTPAYMAPEQARGETRSVGPRSDQYSLGAVLYELIAGRRPFDGPPHAVVAKVAAEEPPPLRSLRADVPADLAAICQKAMEKDPARRYATAEAFADDLERWRADRPTEARPISRARRVVRWCRRNPAPAGALAAVGASLVAMATLSGLYAGQQRRFAAEQARANERNAKLAADLEASLGESNRRLAAQQLQRGLAAFEQDEVGAGLLWAVEGLRSAVEADDPRWQRAARANLAAWGREHPPLRAVFSHARPIGSIAVSPDGRLVATASEDQTARVWDLATGAPIGPPLEHPGGAYCVAFSPDGRRLAVGTEGAVRLWDPAGGRPLGSIPAPGGVFGLAYDPRGTRLAAFGPGGAATLWEQPSGKAVGTLDAGPGAATALAFSPDGRTILTGHDGAQAQLWDADSLRPIGAPIRTTGGRVMAIAFSPDGRSFATGGGRGAQVWDVATMAARGQPLWHGGGVRAVAFRPDGRSFVTASVDRTARIWDAASRARIGPVYRQQGPILTAAFTPDGRTLLTAGGDFTGRAWGLDRAGRAPRAPEQEHPGGAVAFTPDGRAFLAGGERSAQLWETATGRAVGPPLVDDGGFNPIAIGPGGKIALAGSAARTAKLWDLASGRPIGRPMGHAAEVTVVAISPDGRTLLTGGQDRTARLWDASDQRPLLEPLRQTGGVDAGAFSPDGRTVVVGTDTSNVRLYDVATGSQRGETIPHHGAVSGLAFSPDGRYLLVGGEDSTAQLWDLATRRRAVPPLQHRSWVYSVAFGGAGGTMLTGSWDTTARLWDAATGVPIGPAYPQPASVYQVAFSPSGDAFLTGCGGKARLFRTVPDHPDPLERTELWVAVLTGLSLDPAGTVQPLDHDTWRSRRRELARWAGPDAGAAPGPRPDGAR; from the coding sequence ATGGCCTACAGGACGACCTGCCCCGGGTGCAGCCGGAAGCTGAAGATCCGCGACGAGATGGTGGGCGTGTCGATCCGCTGCCCGGGATGCGGCGACTCCTTCGTGGTCACGTCGCTCGGCCACGCCGGCCCCCGGACGCTCGAGGCGGCGCCCGCCGCCATCACCGTGCAACCCGAGGGCGACTCCGGGGCCGGCGAGGGCGAGGGGCCCCCGCCCTCGTCCTCGTCCGGGGGGACCGGTCGCGGGTCCCCGGGGCACGCCCGCGCCCAGCCGACCATCGGGCGCCTCGGCCGCTTCGAGCTGAAACGGACGCTGGGGCGGGGCGGCTTCGGCACGGTCCACCTCGCGTATGACCCGGTCCTCGACCGGTCGGTCGCCCTGAAGATGCCGAGGTTCTCGCCCGACCAGCGATCGCTCATCGAGCGGTTCCTCCGCGAGGGCAAGTCGGCGGCGAACCTCCATCATCCGAACATCGTCGCGGTCTTCGAGAGCGGCCGCGCCGGCGACGACTACTACATCGCCTCGGAGTTCGTCCCGGGGCGGCCGCTCTCCGAGGTGATCCGGGATCGGGGGGCCTCCGAGGACCTGCGAGAGGCCGCCGCCTGGGTGCGCGACCTGGCCCGGGCGCTCGGGTACGCGCACGGCCTGGGCGTGATCCATCGGGACATCAAGCCGCAGAACGTGATGCTCGACGAGCAGGGCCGCCCCCGGATCCTCGACTTCGGCCTGGCCAAGCGGCTGGACGAGGACGCCACCATGACGACGGAGGGCTCGCTGCTCGGGACGCCCGCCTACATGGCCCCCGAGCAGGCCCGCGGCGAGACGAGGTCCGTCGGCCCCCGCTCCGACCAGTACAGCCTCGGCGCGGTGCTCTACGAGCTGATCGCGGGCCGGAGGCCGTTCGACGGGCCGCCGCACGCCGTCGTGGCGAAGGTCGCCGCGGAGGAGCCGCCGCCGCTCCGCTCGCTGCGGGCCGACGTCCCCGCCGACCTGGCGGCGATCTGCCAGAAGGCGATGGAGAAGGATCCCGCGAGGCGGTACGCCACCGCCGAGGCCTTCGCCGACGACCTGGAGCGATGGCGGGCCGACCGGCCCACCGAGGCGAGGCCGATCTCGCGGGCCAGGCGCGTCGTGCGCTGGTGCCGGCGGAATCCGGCGCCGGCCGGCGCGCTCGCGGCCGTCGGGGCGAGCCTGGTGGCGATGGCCACGCTCTCCGGGCTGTACGCGGGGCAGCAGCGCCGCTTCGCCGCCGAGCAGGCCAGGGCCAACGAGCGGAACGCCAAGCTGGCCGCGGACCTCGAGGCCTCGCTCGGGGAGTCGAACCGCCGGCTGGCCGCGCAGCAGCTGCAGCGGGGGCTGGCGGCGTTCGAGCAGGACGAGGTCGGGGCGGGCCTGCTGTGGGCGGTCGAGGGCCTGCGGTCGGCCGTCGAGGCCGACGACCCCCGCTGGCAGCGGGCCGCGAGGGCGAACCTCGCCGCCTGGGGCCGCGAGCATCCGCCGCTGCGGGCCGTCTTCTCCCACGCCCGGCCGATCGGCTCCATCGCCGTCAGCCCCGACGGCCGGCTCGTGGCCACCGCGAGCGAGGACCAGACGGCGAGGGTGTGGGACCTCGCGACCGGCGCCCCGATCGGCCCGCCGCTGGAGCACCCCGGCGGCGCCTATTGCGTGGCGTTCAGCCCCGACGGCAGGCGCCTGGCCGTCGGCACCGAGGGGGCCGTGCGGCTGTGGGATCCGGCCGGCGGGCGGCCGCTGGGATCGATCCCGGCCCCCGGGGGCGTGTTCGGCCTGGCCTACGATCCTCGCGGCACGCGGCTGGCCGCGTTCGGCCCCGGCGGCGCGGCGACCCTCTGGGAGCAGCCGTCGGGCAAGGCCGTCGGGACGCTGGACGCGGGCCCCGGCGCGGCCACCGCCCTGGCCTTCAGCCCCGACGGCCGGACCATCCTGACGGGCCACGACGGGGCCCAGGCCCAGCTCTGGGACGCGGACTCCCTCCGGCCGATCGGGGCGCCGATCCGCACCACCGGCGGGCGGGTCATGGCGATCGCCTTCAGCCCCGACGGCAGGTCGTTCGCGACCGGCGGGGGGCGGGGGGCCCAGGTGTGGGACGTCGCCACGATGGCCGCGCGGGGCCAGCCCCTCTGGCACGGGGGCGGGGTCCGGGCCGTGGCCTTCCGCCCCGACGGCCGGTCGTTCGTGACCGCCAGCGTCGACCGGACCGCGCGGATCTGGGACGCGGCCAGCCGGGCTCGCATCGGGCCGGTCTACCGCCAGCAGGGGCCGATCCTGACCGCCGCGTTCACCCCGGACGGCCGGACGCTGCTGACGGCCGGCGGCGATTTCACGGGGCGGGCCTGGGGGCTCGACCGCGCCGGCCGCGCCCCGAGGGCGCCCGAGCAGGAGCACCCCGGGGGTGCCGTCGCGTTCACCCCCGACGGCCGGGCCTTCCTGGCCGGGGGCGAGCGGTCCGCGCAGCTCTGGGAGACCGCGACCGGCCGGGCCGTCGGCCCGCCGCTGGTCGACGACGGCGGGTTCAACCCGATCGCGATCGGGCCCGGCGGGAAGATCGCGCTGGCCGGCTCGGCGGCCCGCACCGCGAAGCTGTGGGACCTGGCCTCCGGGCGGCCCATCGGGCGGCCCATGGGGCACGCGGCCGAGGTCACCGTCGTCGCGATCAGCCCCGACGGCCGCACCCTCCTGACGGGGGGCCAGGACCGCACCGCCCGGCTCTGGGACGCGTCCGACCAGAGGCCGCTGCTCGAGCCGCTGCGGCAGACCGGCGGGGTCGACGCCGGCGCGTTCAGCCCGGACGGGCGGACCGTCGTCGTCGGCACCGACACCAGCAACGTCCGGCTGTACGACGTGGCCACCGGCTCGCAGCGGGGCGAGACCATCCCGCACCATGGCGCCGTCAGCGGCCTGGCCTTCAGCCCCGACGGCCGATACCTCCTGGTCGGCGGGGAGGACAGCACCGCCCAGCTCTGGGACCTCGCCACCCGGAGGCGCGCCGTGCCGCCCCTGCAGCACCGGTCCTGGGTCTACTCGGTGGCCTTCGGCGGCGCCGGCGGGACGATGCTGACCGGGAGCTGGGACACGACCGCCCGGCTCTGGGACGCCGCGACCGGCGTGCCCATCGGGCCGGCCTACCCCCAGCCGGCCTCCGTCTACCAGGTCGCGTTCAGCCCCTCCGGCGACGCCTTCCTGACGGGCTGCGGCGGCAAGGCCCGGCTCTTCCGCACGGTCCCCGACCACCCCGATCCGCTGGAGCGGACGGAGCTCTGGGTCGCCGTCCTCACGGGCCTGTCGCTGGATCCGGCGGGCACGGTCCAGCCGCTGGACCACGACACCTGGCGCTCGCGACGCCGGGAGCTCGCCCGATGGGCCGGGCCGGACGCCGGGGCGGCGCCGGGCCCGCGGCCGGACGGCGCGAGATGA
- a CDS encoding protein kinase domain-containing protein, with product MKVVLDVLTGPHQGTRFEFDRHATFLVGRAAGAHLRLADDRYFSRHHFLMEMNPPRCYLRDLGSTNGTLVNDRRVREAYLGDGDLIEGGMTRIRLTLPDGPPPAAAPPPATDGPPPTTDGPAPAASATGPAPTASKSRPAPAGDARADAVPPVHGYEVVRKLGQGGMGAVYLARQQATGRHYALKFIVPESASSDRAMALFLREVSVLSRLDHPRIVRFHEMGIAQGQFYFAMEYVPTVDHRSILGASPGRDRIRAACLLMCHVLAGVGHAHERGFVHRDIKPSNILVGLEGAKWSVKLADFGLAKSFENAGFSGMTRDGAAVGTLSYMAPEQVIDARRATPSVDVYSIGATLYSLIADRPPHDPRLADELILAILEREPEPLDRLNPAVPRELARIVAQALAIDPADRFATAADLRAALRPFAKPGP from the coding sequence ATGAAGGTCGTGCTGGACGTCCTGACGGGGCCCCATCAGGGCACCCGCTTCGAGTTCGACCGGCACGCGACCTTCCTCGTCGGCCGGGCGGCGGGTGCGCACCTCCGGCTGGCCGACGACCGCTACTTCTCGCGGCATCACTTCCTGATGGAGATGAACCCGCCGCGGTGCTACCTCCGCGACCTGGGCAGCACCAACGGCACCCTCGTCAACGACCGGCGAGTCCGGGAGGCCTACCTCGGCGACGGCGACCTCATCGAGGGCGGGATGACCCGCATCCGGCTGACCCTGCCGGACGGGCCGCCCCCGGCCGCGGCACCGCCGCCCGCGACCGACGGGCCGCCGCCCACGACCGACGGCCCGGCGCCGGCGGCCTCGGCGACCGGCCCGGCCCCCACCGCGTCGAAATCGCGGCCGGCCCCGGCGGGCGACGCCCGGGCGGACGCGGTGCCGCCGGTCCACGGCTACGAGGTCGTCCGCAAGCTGGGCCAGGGCGGGATGGGGGCGGTCTACCTCGCCCGCCAGCAGGCGACCGGGCGCCACTACGCCCTGAAGTTCATCGTCCCCGAGTCGGCCTCCAGCGACCGGGCGATGGCGCTGTTCCTCCGCGAGGTCAGCGTGCTCAGCCGCCTCGACCACCCCCGCATCGTCCGCTTCCACGAGATGGGGATCGCGCAGGGGCAGTTCTACTTCGCCATGGAGTACGTGCCGACGGTGGACCACCGCTCGATCCTCGGCGCGTCCCCCGGCCGCGACCGGATCCGCGCGGCCTGCCTGCTGATGTGCCATGTGCTCGCCGGCGTCGGCCACGCCCACGAGCGGGGGTTCGTCCACCGCGACATCAAGCCGAGCAACATCCTGGTCGGCCTGGAAGGGGCGAAGTGGTCGGTGAAGCTGGCCGATTTCGGCCTGGCCAAGAGCTTCGAGAACGCCGGGTTCTCGGGCATGACCCGCGACGGGGCGGCCGTGGGGACGCTGTCCTACATGGCGCCCGAGCAGGTCATCGACGCCCGCCGGGCGACGCCGAGCGTCGACGTCTATTCGATCGGGGCGACCCTCTACAGCCTGATCGCCGACCGGCCGCCGCACGACCCGCGGCTGGCCGACGAGCTGATCCTCGCCATCCTCGAGAGGGAGCCCGAGCCGCTCGACCGGCTCAATCCCGCGGTCCCCCGGGAGCTCGCGCGGATCGTCGCCCAGGCCCTGGCGATCGATCCCGCGGACCGGTTCGCGACGGCGGCCGACCTGAGGGCGGCGCTGCGGCCGTTCGCGAAGCCCGGTCCGTGA
- a CDS encoding DUF1294 domain-containing protein produces MRVEGTITGWNDERGFGFVSPREGGDRAFVHIKAFPRGSRRPVDGDLISYTPSRDDRGRSTAADVRLAGQEPGVEPRGPSRPLPRVAIGSLFLLAAGLGTLAGFVPAWVAIGYAALSVVSGLLYGFDKAVAGSGLRRIPEATLHAADLLGGWPGGLIAQRAFHHKTRKASFQVVFWLTAAVNVAAVAWALVDDRVRSALASLVGR; encoded by the coding sequence ATGAGAGTCGAAGGCACGATCACGGGCTGGAACGACGAGCGGGGCTTCGGTTTCGTCTCGCCGCGGGAGGGGGGCGACCGCGCCTTCGTCCACATCAAGGCGTTCCCGCGCGGGTCGCGCCGGCCCGTGGACGGCGACCTCATCTCCTACACGCCGTCCCGCGACGATCGCGGCCGCAGCACCGCGGCCGACGTGCGGCTCGCCGGGCAGGAGCCTGGCGTCGAGCCCCGCGGGCCGTCCCGTCCCCTGCCCCGGGTCGCGATCGGCTCCCTGTTCCTGCTCGCGGCCGGGCTCGGCACGCTCGCGGGGTTCGTGCCCGCGTGGGTCGCGATCGGCTACGCGGCCCTGAGCGTCGTCTCGGGCCTGCTGTACGGGTTCGACAAGGCCGTGGCGGGCTCGGGCCTCCGGCGCATCCCGGAGGCCACCTTGCACGCCGCGGACCTCCTCGGCGGCTGGCCGGGCGGCCTCATCGCCCAGCGGGCGTTCCATCACAAGACCCGGAAGGCCTCCTTCCAGGTCGTCTTCTGGCTGACCGCGGCCGTCAACGTCGCGGCCGTGGCGTGGGCCCTCGTCGACGACCGCGTCCGGTCGGCCCTCGCCTCGCTCGTCGGCCGCTGA
- a CDS encoding VOC family protein codes for MEQVVGIGGVFFKARDPKALAAWYREHLGVPVEPGQTYGTFSSAAAEELTAWSTFPADTPYFGPGPSPFMVNYRVRDLDAMLAQLRAAGVPVDDRVEDYGFGRFGWATDPEGNRFELWEPRTPGQA; via the coding sequence ATGGAACAGGTCGTGGGGATTGGCGGCGTCTTCTTCAAGGCGAGAGACCCCAAGGCGCTCGCCGCCTGGTATCGCGAACACCTGGGCGTGCCCGTCGAGCCGGGGCAGACCTACGGGACCTTCTCGTCGGCCGCGGCCGAGGAGCTGACCGCCTGGTCCACGTTCCCCGCGGATACCCCCTACTTCGGCCCGGGCCCGTCGCCGTTCATGGTCAACTATCGCGTCCGGGACCTCGACGCCATGCTGGCCCAGCTCCGGGCGGCCGGCGTGCCGGTGGACGACCGGGTGGAGGACTACGGCTTCGGCCGGTTCGGCTGGGCGACCGACCCCGAGGGCAACCGATTCGAGCTCTGGGAGCCGCGCACGCCCGGGCAGGCCTAG
- a CDS encoding SPFH domain-containing protein produces MLEFLQAITGIFVVVYDGQHALKFHLGRAVGVVGPGVHFKIPILQRFQVQPTKDTTLDLEPQVIQLSDELVYEVGAKVVYQIVDLRKAVIEVDNLVEGLKNRLVIIVQDVVKAQDRSTIRDMARMVDEVKQAIRPVEQQWGVKVHEFGFSTLSPTPETLEITQLHKLAHEKLALYRQLHDEQKLSPEAAVSLISGAVMALPAHRARVPEPAELAPAPAAGHADGVASASGAAKGGTGTDVAE; encoded by the coding sequence TTGCTCGAATTCCTCCAGGCAATCACCGGGATCTTCGTCGTCGTGTATGACGGCCAGCACGCCCTGAAGTTCCACCTGGGACGCGCCGTGGGCGTGGTCGGCCCGGGGGTGCACTTCAAGATCCCGATCCTCCAGCGGTTCCAGGTCCAGCCCACCAAGGACACGACCCTCGACCTCGAGCCCCAGGTGATCCAGCTCAGCGACGAGCTCGTCTACGAGGTCGGCGCCAAGGTCGTGTACCAGATCGTCGACCTCCGGAAGGCGGTGATCGAGGTCGACAATCTGGTGGAGGGGCTGAAGAACCGCCTGGTCATCATCGTGCAGGACGTGGTCAAGGCCCAGGACCGGTCCACGATCCGCGACATGGCCCGGATGGTCGACGAGGTCAAGCAGGCGATCCGGCCCGTCGAGCAGCAGTGGGGCGTCAAGGTCCACGAGTTCGGCTTCTCCACGCTCTCGCCCACGCCCGAGACCCTGGAGATCACCCAGCTGCACAAGCTCGCCCACGAGAAGCTCGCGCTCTACCGGCAGCTCCACGACGAGCAGAAGCTCAGCCCCGAGGCGGCGGTCTCCCTGATCTCGGGCGCGGTCATGGCACTCCCCGCGCATCGCGCGCGGGTCCCCGAGCCGGCCGAACTCGCCCCGGCCCCGGCCGCAGGCCACGCCGACGGGGTCGCGTCGGCTTCAGGCGCCGCGAAGGGAGGCACCGGCACCGATGTCGCGGAGTGA
- a CDS encoding SPFH domain-containing protein produces MSRSDLLQIPLMILGAAWHLILRQAREHPWTVAVALYGAARAFGIMIQSGHRGVLFRWGKAVGELEPGFHWLIPLVHGVRTTPVRSVTIHLPGQKVMTADGLVYDVSVSVVYRVEDATRALTLVDDVDAGCRAAIPIVVAEVLRARDQAQLVERASLDRELSDRMGAWIARWGLVVEQAGFTSIAPDKGALRTTQLRSRTTERARALRDLIDGGLDAESALVMLGSERQPVAKSSRPYHARARRPARAARARRAMQKPAAPPSPAKPADASPSAGPTATKTATPTPKRPKAPRRRKG; encoded by the coding sequence ATGTCGCGGAGTGACCTGCTCCAGATCCCCCTCATGATCCTCGGGGCGGCCTGGCACCTCATCCTCCGGCAGGCCCGGGAGCATCCCTGGACCGTCGCGGTGGCGCTCTATGGCGCGGCGCGCGCCTTCGGGATCATGATCCAGTCCGGCCATCGCGGGGTCCTGTTCCGCTGGGGGAAGGCCGTCGGGGAGCTGGAGCCGGGCTTCCACTGGCTCATCCCCCTGGTCCATGGGGTCAGGACGACGCCCGTACGCTCGGTCACGATCCACCTCCCGGGCCAGAAGGTGATGACCGCGGACGGGCTGGTCTACGACGTGAGCGTGAGCGTGGTCTACCGGGTCGAGGACGCGACCCGGGCCCTGACGCTGGTCGACGACGTCGACGCCGGCTGCCGGGCCGCGATCCCGATCGTCGTCGCCGAGGTCCTCCGCGCCCGCGACCAGGCCCAGCTCGTCGAACGCGCCTCGCTCGACCGCGAGCTCTCCGATCGCATGGGCGCCTGGATCGCCCGCTGGGGGCTCGTCGTCGAGCAGGCCGGATTCACGAGCATCGCCCCGGATAAGGGCGCCCTCCGGACGACCCAGCTCCGCTCCCGGACGACGGAGCGGGCCCGGGCCCTGCGCGACCTGATCGACGGCGGCCTCGACGCCGAATCCGCCCTGGTGATGCTCGGATCCGAGCGCCAGCCGGTCGCGAAGTCGAGCCGACCCTACCACGCCCGCGCACGCCGCCCGGCCCGGGCGGCCCGCGCCCGCCGGGCCATGCAGAAGCCCGCGGCGCCGCCCTCCCCCGCGAAGCCGGCGGACGCGTCGCCATCGGCCGGGCCGACCGCGACCAAGACCGCCACCCCAACGCCCAAACGCCCGAAGGCTCCGAGGCGACGCAAGGGGTGA
- a CDS encoding STAS domain-containing protein, with amino-acid sequence MLRISVSERVPSCRIIKLEGKLLEAWVDEVRRVCVEAEEGPLPGLDLSGLSFVDRRGAEMLKQLLRQGARIHACSPFVAELLHWDREIDP; translated from the coding sequence ATGCTGAGAATTTCGGTTTCCGAACGAGTTCCGTCGTGCCGCATCATCAAGCTCGAAGGCAAGCTGCTCGAAGCTTGGGTCGATGAAGTGCGACGCGTTTGCGTCGAGGCCGAGGAGGGCCCACTTCCCGGCCTCGATCTCTCCGGTCTCAGTTTCGTCGATCGTCGCGGTGCCGAAATGCTGAAGCAGCTTCTGCGGCAAGGCGCTCGCATTCACGCCTGCTCCCCGTTCGTGGCGGAGTTGCTGCATTGGGACCGCGAAATAGACCCTTAA
- a CDS encoding sigma-54-dependent Fis family transcriptional regulator: MSERRTSSTNAVEKGTSDCDPSDLPGGVVEELAALRVIVQGTAHSTGAEFFQTLVRHLAHAVGTHFAFVAEFASPGTRTRARTVAFWSRDGIAENFEWTVAGTPCEDVVHGRLCHHPSGVRQSFPHDRLVVELGIESYLGVPLCDPEGKVLGHLAVFDDRPMPEEPRRLLIFRIFAARAAAELARLRLEWELRASEERLRDLYEEAPIAYVKEDLQSRSIRANHAALRILGLRPEEVPGLVGRSLVPDTPDAQRRVREAFASVGRGTDTSGVVLEFRRKDNGKPVWLQWWSKPEPGGKYTRSMFVDITDHVLMEQEKARLAAENVYLQEEIKSVHNFDEIVGQSPALLEALDKVNRVAGTDASVLITGETGTGKELIARAIHSASRRHDKPLIKLNCAALPSGLVESELFGHERGAFSGAISRRVGRFELAHGGTIFLDEIGEVPLEVQVKLLRVLQEREFERVGGAAPIKVDVRVIAATNRDLVKLIREGKFREDLFYRLNVFPIPLPPLRDREGDVPLLVHLLVSRFAARVGVRIESVGKATLERLSRYSWPGNIRELENVLERAVILSNGPTLEIDPEVFASMPADRPPGANPPRPPGPEGEGPAATRARRTTPLESLEANTQNHILAALELAGWIIDGPNGAAKILGLHANTLRSRMKKLGIARETHES; encoded by the coding sequence ATGTCCGAGAGGCGCACATCTTCGACAAACGCGGTTGAGAAGGGAACGAGCGATTGCGACCCCAGTGACCTGCCCGGCGGAGTCGTCGAAGAGCTCGCCGCGCTCCGTGTGATCGTGCAGGGGACCGCTCACAGCACCGGCGCCGAGTTCTTCCAGACCCTCGTCCGTCACCTGGCACACGCGGTCGGCACGCACTTCGCCTTCGTCGCCGAGTTCGCCTCGCCCGGGACCCGTACCCGGGCCCGCACCGTCGCCTTCTGGTCCAGGGACGGTATCGCCGAGAATTTCGAATGGACGGTCGCGGGCACGCCCTGTGAGGACGTGGTACACGGGAGGCTGTGCCACCATCCCTCGGGGGTGCGGCAGAGCTTCCCGCACGACAGGCTCGTGGTCGAGTTGGGGATCGAAAGCTACCTGGGGGTGCCGCTCTGCGATCCGGAAGGCAAGGTGCTCGGCCATCTCGCCGTCTTCGACGACCGTCCGATGCCGGAGGAGCCGCGCAGGCTGCTCATCTTTCGAATCTTCGCGGCGCGTGCCGCCGCGGAGCTGGCACGCCTTCGCCTGGAGTGGGAGCTCCGCGCCAGCGAGGAGCGTCTGCGGGACCTGTACGAGGAAGCCCCGATCGCCTACGTCAAGGAAGACCTCCAATCGCGGTCCATCCGCGCCAATCATGCCGCCCTGCGCATCCTGGGGCTCAGGCCGGAAGAGGTGCCCGGCCTGGTGGGGAGATCGCTGGTCCCCGACACGCCCGACGCCCAGCGCCGCGTCCGGGAGGCGTTCGCGTCGGTCGGCCGCGGCACGGACACCAGCGGCGTCGTGTTGGAATTCCGCCGCAAGGACAACGGCAAACCCGTCTGGCTGCAGTGGTGGTCGAAGCCGGAACCCGGCGGCAAATACACGCGCTCGATGTTCGTGGACATCACCGATCATGTCCTCATGGAACAGGAGAAGGCCCGCCTCGCCGCCGAGAACGTCTACCTCCAGGAAGAGATCAAATCAGTCCACAACTTCGACGAGATCGTCGGCCAAAGCCCGGCCCTGCTGGAGGCGCTCGACAAGGTCAATCGTGTCGCCGGGACCGACGCGTCCGTCCTCATCACCGGGGAGACGGGGACCGGCAAGGAGCTGATCGCCCGCGCCATCCACTCCGCCAGCCGCCGGCACGATAAGCCGCTGATCAAGCTGAATTGCGCCGCCCTGCCCAGCGGGCTGGTCGAGTCCGAATTATTCGGCCACGAGAGGGGGGCGTTCTCGGGGGCGATCAGCCGTCGCGTGGGGCGTTTCGAATTGGCGCACGGGGGGACGATCTTCCTGGATGAGATCGGGGAAGTCCCGCTCGAGGTCCAGGTCAAACTCCTCCGCGTGCTCCAGGAGCGCGAGTTCGAGCGTGTCGGCGGAGCCGCGCCGATCAAGGTCGATGTCCGCGTCATTGCGGCGACGAACCGGGATCTCGTGAAGTTGATCCGCGAGGGGAAGTTCCGCGAGGACCTGTTCTACCGCCTGAACGTCTTCCCGATCCCGCTCCCGCCCCTGCGCGACCGGGAGGGGGACGTGCCGCTGTTGGTGCATCTCCTGGTGAGCCGGTTCGCGGCGCGCGTCGGCGTGCGGATCGAGTCGGTCGGGAAGGCGACCCTGGAACGCCTGAGCCGCTATTCCTGGCCCGGAAACATTCGCGAACTCGAGAACGTCCTGGAACGGGCGGTCATCCTGTCAAACGGCCCCACTCTCGAGATCGATCCGGAAGTGTTCGCCTCCATGCCGGCCGACCGCCCCCCGGGCGCGAATCCGCCAAGGCCTCCGGGGCCCGAAGGCGAGGGGCCGGCGGCGACTCGCGCGCGACGGACTACGCCGCTCGAAAGCCTGGAAGCGAACACGCAGAATCACATCCTGGCTGCCCTCGAGCTGGCGGGGTGGATCATCGATGGTCCCAACGGCGCGGCGAAGATCCTCGGCCTTCATGCCAACACGCTCCGCAGCCGAATGAAGAAGCTCGGCATCGCCCGAGAGACACATGAAAGTTGA
- a CDS encoding YkgB family protein — translation MSSRVEGVGRELTRYSLVVVVGWIGLMKFTTYEAEGIRPFVANSPLMSWVYGLLSVRGFSATLGVAEVAISLLIAARPFSPRVSALGSALAVGMFLTTLSFLATTPGVWEPSLGGFPALSAVPGQFLIKDLALLGISLWTLGEAWRVSERRG, via the coding sequence ATGAGTTCTCGGGTTGAGGGGGTTGGCCGCGAGCTCACCCGCTACTCCTTGGTGGTCGTGGTGGGGTGGATCGGCCTCATGAAATTCACGACCTACGAGGCCGAGGGGATCCGCCCGTTCGTCGCCAACAGCCCGCTGATGAGTTGGGTGTACGGACTCCTGAGCGTACGAGGCTTCTCGGCCACACTTGGCGTCGCCGAGGTCGCCATCTCGCTGCTCATCGCAGCTCGCCCGTTCTCGCCTCGGGTTTCCGCCCTCGGGAGCGCCCTGGCGGTCGGGATGTTCCTCACGACCCTGAGCTTCCTCGCCACGACGCCGGGCGTCTGGGAGCCGAGTCTCGGTGGCTTCCCCGCCCTGTCGGCGGTCCCCGGGCAGTTCCTCATCAAGGATCTGGCCTTACTCGGGATCTCGCTGTGGACGCTCGGCGAGGCCTGGCGAGTGAGCGAGCGGAGGGGATGA